A stretch of Pseudomonas sp. 7SR1 DNA encodes these proteins:
- a CDS encoding Lon protease family protein: MPDPVAASLRLAPEALTRPFSAEQFSFSTTNDLEPFRGVLGQERAVEALQFGVAMPRPGYNVFVMGEPGTGRFSFVKRYLKAEGKRMQTPADWVYVNNFDEPREPRALELPSGTAGAFIADINGLIDNLLATFPAVFEHPSYQQKKSAIDRAFNQRYDRALDVIERLALEKDVALYRDSSNIAFTPMSEGKALDEAEFAQLPEAERERFHEDISSLEERLNEELASLPQWKRESNNQLRQLNEETITLALQPLLAPLSEKYAENAAVCGYLQAMQVNLLRTVVEQLVDDSKTDAIARKLLEEQYAPSLVVGHPASGGAPVVFEPHPTYDNLFGRIEYSTDQGALYTTYRQLRPGALHRANGGFLILEAEKMLGEPFVWDALKRALQSRKLKMESPLGELGRVATVSLTPQHIPLQVKVVIIGARQLYYALQDLDSDFQEMFRVLVDFDEDIPMGDESLEQFAQLLKTRTSEEGMAPLTADAVARLATYSARLAEHQGRLSARIGDLFQLVSEADFIRQLAGDEMTDAGHIERALKAKATRTGRVSARILDDMLAGIILIDTDGAAVGKCNGLTVLEVGDSAFGVPARISATVYPGGSGIVDIEREVNLGQPIHSKGVMILTGYLGSRYAQEFPLAISASIALEQSYGYVDGDSASLGEACTLISALSKTPLKQCFAITGSINQFGEVQAVGGVNEKIEGFFRLCEARGLTGEQGAIIPQANVATLMLDEKVLAAVRAGQFHVYAVRQADEALSLLVGEPAGEPDENGEFPEGSVNARVVERLRVIAEMVSEEDIKEAEKEQAQQALAETKPA, from the coding sequence ATGCCTGATCCTGTTGCTGCCAGCCTGCGTCTAGCGCCCGAAGCGCTGACTCGTCCGTTTTCCGCTGAACAGTTCAGCTTCTCTACCACCAATGATCTGGAGCCCTTCCGCGGTGTGCTTGGCCAGGAACGTGCGGTCGAAGCCTTGCAGTTCGGCGTGGCCATGCCGCGCCCCGGTTACAACGTCTTTGTCATGGGCGAACCCGGTACCGGCCGGTTTTCTTTCGTCAAGCGCTACCTCAAGGCCGAAGGCAAGCGCATGCAGACCCCGGCCGACTGGGTCTACGTCAACAACTTCGACGAGCCTCGTGAACCCCGGGCCCTGGAGCTGCCTTCGGGAACCGCTGGCGCTTTCATCGCCGATATCAACGGCCTGATCGACAACCTGCTGGCGACTTTTCCTGCGGTCTTCGAGCACCCGTCCTACCAGCAGAAAAAAAGTGCCATCGACCGCGCGTTCAACCAGCGCTACGACCGTGCCCTCGATGTGATCGAACGCCTGGCGCTGGAGAAGGATGTCGCGCTGTACCGCGACAGCAGCAACATCGCCTTCACCCCGATGAGCGAAGGCAAGGCCCTGGACGAAGCGGAATTCGCCCAGTTGCCGGAGGCCGAGCGCGAGCGTTTCCATGAAGACATTTCCAGCCTGGAAGAGCGCCTGAACGAGGAACTTGCCAGCCTGCCGCAATGGAAGCGCGAGTCCAACAACCAGTTGCGCCAGCTCAACGAAGAGACCATCACCCTGGCCCTGCAACCCCTGCTGGCGCCGCTTTCGGAGAAATATGCCGAGAACGCGGCCGTCTGCGGTTACCTGCAGGCGATGCAGGTCAACCTGCTCAGGACCGTGGTCGAGCAACTGGTGGACGACAGCAAGACCGACGCCATCGCCCGCAAGTTGCTGGAGGAGCAATACGCCCCGAGCCTGGTCGTAGGGCATCCGGCGAGCGGTGGCGCACCCGTGGTGTTCGAGCCGCACCCGACGTACGACAACCTGTTCGGACGCATCGAGTACAGCACGGACCAGGGCGCGCTCTACACCACCTACCGGCAGTTGCGTCCCGGCGCCTTGCACCGGGCCAATGGCGGCTTCCTGATCCTCGAAGCGGAAAAAATGCTTGGCGAGCCATTCGTGTGGGACGCCCTCAAGCGCGCCCTGCAATCGCGCAAGCTGAAGATGGAATCACCGTTGGGTGAGCTGGGCCGGGTGGCCACGGTGAGCCTGACGCCGCAACACATTCCGTTGCAGGTCAAGGTCGTGATCATCGGCGCTCGTCAGCTGTACTACGCCTTGCAGGACCTGGATTCGGATTTCCAGGAAATGTTTCGCGTGCTGGTGGACTTCGACGAAGACATCCCCATGGGCGACGAGAGCCTGGAGCAGTTCGCCCAGTTGCTCAAGACCCGCACCTCGGAAGAGGGCATGGCGCCGCTGACCGCCGATGCGGTGGCGCGCCTGGCCACCTACAGTGCGCGCCTGGCCGAACACCAGGGGCGCCTGTCGGCGCGCATCGGCGATCTGTTCCAGTTGGTCAGCGAGGCGGACTTCATCCGTCAGTTGGCCGGGGACGAAATGACCGATGCGGGCCACATCGAGCGTGCGCTCAAGGCCAAGGCCACCCGGACCGGGCGCGTTTCGGCGCGGATCCTCGACGATATGCTGGCGGGAATCATCCTGATCGACACCGACGGTGCCGCCGTGGGCAAGTGCAACGGCTTGACGGTACTGGAGGTAGGCGATTCGGCATTCGGCGTACCGGCGCGGATTTCCGCCACGGTGTACCCGGGCGGCAGCGGCATCGTCGACATCGAGCGGGAGGTCAACCTGGGCCAGCCGATCCACTCCAAGGGTGTGATGATCCTCACCGGTTACCTGGGCAGTCGCTACGCCCAGGAATTTCCCCTGGCGATTTCCGCCAGTATCGCCCTGGAGCAATCCTACGGTTACGTCGACGGCGACAGCGCTTCCCTGGGGGAGGCCTGCACGCTGATCTCGGCCTTGTCGAAGACGCCGCTGAAGCAGTGTTTCGCCATCACCGGGTCGATCAACCAGTTCGGCGAAGTACAAGCGGTGGGCGGGGTCAACGAGAAGATCGAAGGTTTCTTCCGTCTCTGTGAAGCTCGCGGGCTGACCGGCGAGCAGGGGGCGATCATTCCCCAGGCCAACGTCGCCACCCTGATGCTCGATGAAAAAGTGCTGGCGGCCGTGCGGGCAGGGCAGTTCCACGTCTATGCGGTGCGCCAGGCCGACGAAGCGCTGAGCCTGTTGGTCGGCGAACCTGCCGGTGAGCCGGATGAAAACGGCGAGTTTCCCGAGGGCAGCGTCAACGCCCGGGTGGTGGAGCGACTGCGGGTGATTGCGGAAATGGTCAGTGAGGAGGACATCAAGGAGGCGGAGAAAGAGCAGGCGCAACAAGCGCTGGCAGAGACCAAGCCGGCCTGA
- a CDS encoding PA4575 family protein has product MSRNLCLTRQCLGLVTRIECAIRPLAGDNGMWTLLFAAGMAGEQPSALKAQGPFPGPNAAESILDTIVQSLTLHGYELADDPQIWCLHMQAQLREINGGRSRNGGFEFRPPR; this is encoded by the coding sequence ATGTCGCGCAACCTTTGCCTTACCCGTCAATGCCTGGGCCTGGTCACCCGGATCGAATGCGCCATCCGTCCGCTGGCGGGCGACAACGGCATGTGGACCTTGCTCTTTGCCGCCGGAATGGCCGGCGAACAACCTTCCGCTCTCAAGGCCCAAGGGCCTTTCCCAGGCCCGAATGCGGCCGAGTCCATCCTCGATACCATCGTCCAGAGCCTGACATTGCATGGCTACGAACTGGCCGACGACCCTCAGATCTGGTGCCTGCACATGCAAGCCCAGCTGCGTGAAATCAATGGCGGGCGCAGTCGCAACGGCGGCTTCGAGTTCCGTCCACCCCGTTGA
- a CDS encoding TIGR00645 family protein, producing MERFIENAMYASRWLLAPIYFGLSLGLLALALKFFQEVFHVIPNVFSMAESDLILVLLSLIDMALVGGLLVMVMISGYENFVSQLDIDSDKEKLNWLGTMDSSSLKMKVAASIVAISSIHLLRIFMDAKNVDPEHLMWYVIIHMTFVVSAFAMGYLDKLTKH from the coding sequence ATGGAACGCTTTATCGAAAACGCAATGTACGCCTCCCGCTGGCTGCTGGCGCCGATCTACTTCGGGCTGTCCCTGGGTTTGCTGGCGTTGGCGCTGAAATTTTTCCAGGAAGTCTTTCACGTCATCCCCAATGTGTTCTCCATGGCCGAGTCCGACCTGATCCTGGTGCTGCTGTCGCTGATCGACATGGCGCTGGTGGGTGGCCTGCTGGTGATGGTGATGATTTCCGGCTACGAGAACTTCGTCTCGCAACTGGACATCGATTCCGACAAGGAAAAGCTCAACTGGCTCGGCACCATGGACTCCTCTTCGCTGAAGATGAAGGTCGCGGCCTCCATCGTGGCGATCTCGTCCATCCACCTGCTGCGCATCTTCATGGACGCCAAGAACGTCGATCCCGAGCACCTGATGTGGTACGTGATCATTCACATGACCTTCGTGGTGTCGGCCTTTGCCATGGGGTATCTGGACAAGCTGACCAAGCACTGA
- a CDS encoding FKBP-type peptidyl-prolyl cis-trans isomerase, which produces MSEVNLSTDETRVSYGIGRQLGDQLRDNPPPGVSLDAILAGLTDAFAGKPSRVGQEEMSASFKVIREIMQAEAAAKAEAAAGAGRAFLAENAKRDGVTTLASGLQFEVLTQGEGAKPTREDQVRTHYHGTLIDGTVFDSSYDRGQPAEFPVGGVIPGWTEALQLMNAGSKWRLYVPSELAYGAQGVGSIPPHSVLVFDVELLDVL; this is translated from the coding sequence ATGTCCGAAGTTAACCTGTCCACCGACGAAACCCGCGTCAGCTACGGTATCGGCCGTCAGCTGGGTGACCAGCTGCGCGACAACCCACCGCCGGGCGTCAGCCTGGATGCGATCCTGGCTGGCCTGACCGACGCTTTCGCCGGCAAGCCGAGCCGTGTGGGCCAGGAAGAAATGTCTGCCAGCTTCAAGGTCATCCGCGAAATCATGCAAGCCGAAGCCGCCGCCAAGGCTGAAGCCGCTGCTGGTGCAGGTCGCGCTTTCCTGGCTGAAAACGCCAAGCGCGATGGCGTCACCACCCTGGCGTCGGGGCTGCAATTCGAAGTGCTGACCCAGGGCGAAGGCGCCAAGCCGACCCGTGAAGACCAGGTGCGTACCCACTATCACGGCACCCTGATCGACGGCACTGTGTTCGACAGCTCCTACGATCGTGGCCAGCCTGCCGAATTCCCGGTGGGTGGTGTGATTCCGGGCTGGACCGAAGCGTTGCAACTGATGAACGCTGGCAGCAAATGGCGCCTGTACGTGCCGAGCGAACTGGCTTACGGCGCTCAAGGCGTTGGCAGCATCCCGCCGCACAGCGTATTGGTGTTCGACGTCGAGCTGCTGGACGTCCTGTAA
- a CDS encoding PA4570 family protein, which yields MTYLIDAWLDRPHPYLRILHRETGEVCAVLEEEALSELQDQGDLDLNSLNSSEPLVLKELVRNLFLFCYARALRPTGDFNGRLHG from the coding sequence ATGACTTATTTGATCGATGCCTGGCTGGACCGCCCACACCCCTACCTCAGGATCCTGCATCGGGAAACCGGGGAAGTCTGTGCGGTACTTGAGGAAGAGGCCCTGAGCGAACTGCAGGACCAGGGTGACCTGGACCTCAACAGCCTGAACTCCAGCGAGCCGCTGGTGCTCAAGGAGCTGGTGCGCAATCTGTTCCTGTTCTGCTACGCCCGGGCGTTGCGCCCCACTGGCGATTTCAATGGCAGGCTGCACGGATGA
- a CDS encoding zinc ribbon domain-containing protein YjdM, with protein sequence MSTLPPCPKCNSEYTYEDGTQLVCPECAHEWSASGEAEAAADDTVKKDSVGNVLQDGDTITVIKDLKVKGTSLVVKVGTKVKNIRLCDGDHDIDCKIDGIGPMKLKSEFVRKV encoded by the coding sequence GTGAGCACGTTGCCACCCTGCCCGAAATGCAATTCCGAATACACTTACGAAGACGGTACCCAACTGGTCTGCCCGGAGTGTGCCCACGAATGGTCCGCCAGCGGCGAAGCTGAAGCGGCAGCCGACGACACCGTGAAAAAAGATTCGGTCGGCAACGTCCTGCAGGACGGCGACACCATCACCGTGATCAAGGACCTCAAGGTCAAGGGCACTTCCCTGGTGGTCAAGGTAGGCACCAAGGTGAAGAACATCCGCCTGTGCGACGGCGACCACGACATCGACTGCAAGATCGACGGCATCGGCCCGATGAAGCTCAAATCCGAGTTCGTCAGAAAAGTCTGA
- a CDS encoding polyprenyl synthetase family protein codes for MQPQAFYRAVADDFSAVDGIIKKQLTSRVPLVSKIGDYITSAGGKRLRPLLVLLCGKALGREGDDLRLLAATIEFLHTATLLHDDVVDMSGMRRGRSTANAMWGNAPSVLVGDFLYSRSFEMMVELGSMPVMKILSQATRIIAEGEVLQLSKVRDASTTEETYMEVIRGKTAMLFEASTHSAAALAGANAEQSEALRTFGDHLGVAFQLVDDLLDYKGDAETLGKNVGDDLAEGKPTLPLIYTMREGTPEQAALVRQAIQKGGIEDLESIREAVEASGSLDYTAQLARDYVARAIKCLDALPASEYRDALVELSEFAVARTH; via the coding sequence ATGCAACCCCAAGCTTTCTACCGCGCAGTGGCGGACGATTTTAGTGCCGTCGACGGCATCATCAAGAAGCAGCTGACTTCCCGAGTGCCGCTGGTATCGAAAATCGGCGACTACATCACCTCGGCCGGAGGCAAGCGCCTGCGTCCTTTATTGGTGCTCCTGTGCGGCAAGGCCCTGGGCCGGGAGGGCGACGACCTGCGCCTGCTGGCCGCCACCATCGAGTTCCTGCACACCGCTACCCTGCTGCATGACGACGTGGTGGACATGTCCGGCATGCGCCGCGGCCGCTCCACCGCCAATGCCATGTGGGGCAATGCCCCAAGCGTGCTGGTGGGCGACTTCCTGTACTCGCGCTCGTTCGAAATGATGGTCGAGCTGGGCTCGATGCCGGTCATGAAGATCCTGTCCCAGGCCACTCGCATCATCGCCGAAGGCGAAGTGCTGCAGCTGTCCAAGGTACGCGACGCCAGCACCACGGAAGAAACCTACATGGAAGTCATCCGCGGCAAGACCGCCATGCTTTTCGAAGCCTCGACCCACAGCGCCGCCGCCCTGGCCGGCGCCAACGCCGAACAGAGCGAAGCCCTGCGCACCTTCGGCGACCATTTGGGCGTAGCCTTCCAACTGGTGGACGACCTGCTGGACTACAAGGGCGACGCCGAGACCCTGGGCAAGAACGTCGGCGACGACCTGGCCGAAGGCAAGCCGACCCTGCCGCTGATCTATACCATGCGCGAAGGCACCCCCGAGCAGGCAGCGCTGGTACGCCAGGCGATCCAGAAAGGTGGCATCGAGGATCTGGAAAGCATCCGCGAGGCCGTCGAGGCATCCGGCTCGCTGGATTACACCGCGCAACTGGCCCGTGACTATGTCGCCCGCGCCATCAAATGCCTCGATGCCCTGCCGGCCAGCGAATATCGCGACGCACTGGTGGAACTGAGCGAGTTCGCGGTCGCCCGCACCCACTGA
- the rplU gene encoding 50S ribosomal protein L21, whose protein sequence is MSYAVIVTGGKQYKVAPGEYLKIEKLEVATGESVTFDRVLLVANGDDVNIGAPVVAGATVVAEVISQGRHDKVRIIKFRRRKHHMKRMGHRQWYTEIKITGIQA, encoded by the coding sequence ATGTCGTATGCAGTAATCGTTACTGGTGGCAAGCAATACAAGGTCGCCCCAGGTGAATACCTGAAGATCGAAAAACTGGAAGTCGCCACTGGCGAATCCGTGACTTTTGATCGCGTTCTGTTGGTCGCCAATGGCGACGACGTGAATATCGGCGCTCCAGTCGTTGCTGGCGCTACCGTTGTGGCTGAAGTGATCTCCCAAGGTCGTCACGATAAAGTCCGCATCATCAAGTTCCGTCGTCGTAAGCACCACATGAAGCGTATGGGCCACCGCCAGTGGTACACCGAGATCAAAATCACCGGTATTCAGGCTTAA
- the rpmA gene encoding 50S ribosomal protein L27, translating to MAHKKAGGSTRNGRDSEAKRLGVKMYGGQAIKAGNIIVRQRGTQFHAGYGVGMGKDHTLFAKIEGVIKFEVKGAFGRRYVSVIAA from the coding sequence ATGGCACACAAAAAAGCTGGTGGTAGTACCCGTAACGGTCGCGACTCAGAAGCCAAACGCCTTGGCGTGAAGATGTATGGCGGCCAGGCTATCAAGGCAGGCAACATCATCGTGCGTCAGCGCGGCACCCAATTCCACGCTGGCTACGGCGTAGGCATGGGCAAGGATCACACTCTCTTCGCTAAAATCGAAGGCGTGATCAAGTTCGAAGTAAAGGGCGCCTTCGGTCGTCGTTACGTAAGCGTTATCGCAGCTTAA
- the cgtA gene encoding Obg family GTPase CgtA, protein MKFVDEVSIRVKAGDGGNGCMSFRREKFIENGGPNGGDGGDGGSIFMVADENLNTLVDYRYTRHFDAERGSNGGSTDCTGKKGEDLVLRVPVGTTVIDSATQEVIGDLTKPGQRLLVAHGGWHGLGNTRFKSSTNRAPRQTTPGKPGEQRDLKLEMKVLADVGLLGLPNAGKSTFIRSVSAAKPKVADYPFTTLVPNLGVVSVDRWKSFVIADIPGLIEGASEGAGLGIRFLKHLSRTRLLLHLVDMAPLDESSPADAAEVIVNELAKFSPALVERDRWLVLNKCDQILEEEHEERVKEIVDRLEWEGPVYVISAIAKEGTERLCHDIMRYLEDRADRLANDPAYKEELAELDQRIEDEARAQLQALDDQRALRRSGVKSVHDIGDDDWDEEDVDDEDGPEIIYVRD, encoded by the coding sequence ATGAAGTTTGTTGATGAAGTATCGATTCGAGTGAAGGCTGGTGACGGCGGCAATGGTTGCATGAGTTTCCGTCGGGAAAAGTTCATTGAAAACGGCGGTCCGAACGGCGGTGATGGCGGTGATGGCGGCTCGATCTTCATGGTCGCCGACGAAAACCTCAACACCCTGGTGGATTATCGCTACACCCGGCATTTCGATGCCGAGCGCGGCTCCAACGGCGGCAGCACCGACTGCACTGGCAAGAAAGGCGAGGATCTGGTCCTGCGCGTGCCGGTTGGTACCACGGTGATCGACTCCGCCACTCAGGAAGTGATTGGCGACCTGACCAAGCCGGGCCAGCGCCTGCTGGTGGCTCATGGTGGCTGGCATGGGTTGGGAAACACTCGTTTCAAGTCCAGTACCAACCGTGCGCCGCGCCAGACCACGCCAGGCAAGCCCGGCGAGCAGCGTGACCTGAAGCTGGAAATGAAAGTGCTGGCTGACGTGGGGCTGCTGGGTCTGCCGAACGCGGGCAAGAGTACCTTCATTCGTTCGGTCTCGGCCGCCAAGCCAAAGGTCGCCGATTATCCGTTCACCACCCTGGTGCCTAACCTCGGGGTGGTCAGCGTCGATCGTTGGAAGAGCTTCGTGATTGCGGATATCCCGGGTCTGATCGAAGGTGCTTCCGAAGGTGCCGGCCTGGGGATTCGTTTCCTCAAGCACTTGTCTCGTACCCGTCTGTTGCTGCACCTCGTCGATATGGCGCCGCTGGACGAAAGCTCCCCCGCCGATGCCGCCGAAGTCATCGTCAACGAGCTGGCCAAGTTCAGTCCGGCCCTGGTCGAGCGCGATCGTTGGCTGGTATTGAACAAGTGCGACCAGATCCTTGAGGAAGAGCATGAGGAGCGGGTCAAGGAAATCGTCGATCGCCTGGAGTGGGAAGGTCCGGTCTATGTGATCTCGGCCATTGCCAAAGAGGGCACCGAGCGCTTGTGTCACGACATCATGCGTTACCTGGAAGATCGCGCCGATCGCCTGGCCAATGACCCGGCCTACAAGGAAGAGCTGGCCGAGCTTGATCAGCGTATCGAAGACGAGGCGCGTGCGCAGTTGCAGGCACTGGATGACCAGCGTGCCTTGCGTCGCAGTGGCGTGAAGTCGGTCCATGACATCGGTGACGACGATTGGGACGAAGAAGATGTGGATGATGAAGATGGTCCGGAAATCATCTACGTGCGCGATTGA
- the proB gene encoding glutamate 5-kinase has protein sequence MRSKVTGAQRWVVKIGSALLTADGKGLDRKAMAVWVEQMVALHEAGVELVLVSSGAVAAGMSRLGWTSRPSAMHELQAAAAIGQMGLVQAWESSFAEHDRHTAQILLTHDDLSDRKRYLNARSTLRALVELKVIPVINENDTVVTDEIRFGDNDTLAALVANLVEADLLVILTDRDGMFDADPRNNPDARLIYEARADDPALDAVAGGTGGALGRGGMQTKLRAARLAARSGAHTIIVGGRLERVLDRLKAGERIGTLLSPERGMLAARKQWLAGHLQTRGTLVLDAGAVAALSQGNKSLLPVGVKLVQGSFRRGEMVVCVAPDGREIARGLANYSALEAQKIIGQSSDAIVGLLGYMAEPELVHRDNLILV, from the coding sequence ATGCGGAGCAAGGTGACGGGTGCGCAGCGTTGGGTCGTGAAGATCGGCAGCGCACTGCTGACGGCGGATGGCAAGGGCCTGGATCGCAAGGCGATGGCGGTGTGGGTCGAGCAGATGGTGGCCTTGCATGAGGCTGGCGTCGAGCTGGTATTGGTCTCCTCGGGGGCTGTGGCGGCTGGCATGAGTCGTCTGGGCTGGACATCGCGACCCAGCGCGATGCACGAATTGCAGGCCGCCGCCGCTATCGGCCAGATGGGGCTGGTGCAGGCCTGGGAGTCCAGTTTTGCCGAGCATGACCGCCATACGGCGCAGATCCTGCTCACTCACGACGACCTGTCCGACCGCAAGCGCTACCTCAATGCGCGCAGTACCCTGCGGGCGCTGGTGGAGCTGAAGGTGATTCCGGTGATCAACGAAAACGACACGGTGGTCACCGACGAGATCCGCTTTGGCGATAACGATACCCTGGCGGCCTTGGTGGCGAACCTGGTCGAGGCTGATCTGCTGGTGATCCTCACGGACCGCGACGGCATGTTCGATGCGGATCCGCGCAACAATCCCGATGCCAGATTGATCTACGAGGCTCGTGCCGACGATCCTGCACTGGATGCGGTTGCCGGTGGTACCGGTGGTGCATTGGGGCGCGGTGGTATGCAGACCAAGCTGCGCGCCGCACGCCTTGCGGCGCGTTCCGGAGCGCACACCATCATTGTCGGTGGGCGCCTGGAGCGGGTGCTGGATCGTCTGAAGGCGGGAGAACGCATCGGCACCCTGCTTTCGCCTGAGCGCGGCATGCTGGCCGCTCGCAAGCAGTGGCTGGCGGGCCATCTGCAGACCCGTGGCACGCTGGTGTTGGATGCGGGGGCCGTGGCGGCGCTGTCCCAGGGTAATAAAAGTCTGTTGCCGGTGGGCGTAAAGCTGGTCCAGGGCAGTTTCCGTCGTGGCGAAATGGTTGTGTGCGTGGCGCCGGACGGTCGTGAGATCGCCCGCGGCCTGGCCAATTACAGTGCGCTGGAAGCCCAGAAAATCATCGGCCAATCGTCTGATGCGATTGTTGGCCTGCTGGGTTACATGGCTGAGCCCGAGCTGGTTCATCGTGACAACCTGATTCTCGTCTAA
- a CDS encoding CreA family protein: protein MGLAKGLIGLLLALPLLASAEEIGQVSTVFKFVGPNDRIVVEAFDDPKVDGVTCYLSRAKTGGVKGGLGLAEDRAEASIACRQVGPISFKGELKDGEEVFRERTSLVFKTMQVVRFLDKKRNTLVYLVYSDRIIEGSPQNAVTAIPILPWAHAQ from the coding sequence ATGGGTTTGGCTAAAGGATTGATCGGCTTGCTGTTGGCATTGCCGCTGCTGGCTTCGGCCGAGGAAATCGGTCAGGTCTCGACGGTGTTCAAGTTCGTCGGGCCGAACGACCGGATCGTGGTCGAGGCGTTCGATGATCCCAAGGTGGATGGGGTGACCTGCTACCTGTCTCGGGCCAAGACTGGGGGCGTCAAGGGTGGCCTGGGCTTGGCCGAGGACCGTGCCGAGGCGTCCATCGCCTGCCGTCAGGTCGGGCCGATCAGCTTCAAGGGCGAGCTCAAGGATGGGGAAGAGGTGTTCAGGGAGCGCACTTCGCTGGTCTTCAAGACCATGCAGGTGGTGCGATTCCTCGACAAGAAACGCAATACGCTGGTGTATCTGGTCTACAGTGATCGGATCATCGAGGGTAGTCCCCAGAACGCGGTGACGGCAATTCCGATCTTGCCGTGGGCTCACGCTCAATAA
- the rpsT gene encoding 30S ribosomal protein S20, with product MANSPSAKKRAKQAEKRRSHNASLRSMVRTYIKNVVKAIDAKDAEKAQAAYVLAVPVIDRMADKGIIHKNKAARHKSRLNGHVKALNVAAAA from the coding sequence GTGGCCAACTCACCTTCCGCCAAAAAACGTGCAAAACAGGCTGAGAAGCGTCGCAGCCACAACGCCAGCCTGCGTTCCATGGTTCGTACCTACATCAAAAACGTAGTTAAGGCCATCGACGCAAAAGACGCTGAAAAAGCCCAAGCTGCTTACGTTCTGGCTGTGCCTGTTATCGACCGTATGGCCGATAAAGGCATCATCCACAAGAACAAGGCTGCTCGCCATAAGAGCCGCCTGAATGGCCACGTAAAGGCCTTGAACGTTGCCGCTGCTGCCTAA